The proteins below are encoded in one region of Scleropages formosus chromosome 19, fSclFor1.1, whole genome shotgun sequence:
- the cebp1 gene encoding CCAAT/enhancer binding protein (C/EBP) 1: MCDSQTALVQDCSPSSSLSFSSLDHPSFPGTTLALTCDPSGPPLSSLTNHMAQSDGLAYGQSPGLQGVVRMGSDRMAGQIMGYSYLPYSPCISGPTSDRQRGHVLHQEFSPFIPPPPPSLLRPSSLQKKSMSKDSTEYRLRRERNNIAVRKSRDKAKRRVQLTQQRAVQLQEENHKLQLLIGQLTQELDTLKQILSQRHLQHRDGTATEEDNC; encoded by the exons atgtgtgattctcagACGGCGCTGGTCCAAGACTGCAGTCCCTCTTCATCGCTCTCATTTTCATCTCTTGACCATCCTTCCTTCCCTGGGACCACCTTGGCCTTGACCTGTGACCCTTCAGGGCCGCCCCTGAGCTCCTTAACCAATCACATGGCACAGTCTGACGGCTTGGCGTATGGCCAGTCTCCAGGGCTCCAGGGGGTGGTCAGGATGGGATCGGACAGAATGGCGGGGCAGATCATGGGATATTCATACCTGCCCTACTCACCGTGCATAAGTGGCCCCACCAGTGATAGACAAAGAGGTCACGTGCTCCACCAG GAATTCTCGCCCTTCataccccctcctcctccctccctgctGCGCCCCTCGTCGTTGCAGAAGAAGAGCATGAGCAAGGACAGCACGGAGTACCGGCTGCGGCGCGAGAGGAACAACATCGCCGTGCGGAAGAGCCGCGACAAGGCCAAGCGGCGAGTGCAGCTCACGCAGCAGAGGGCcgtgcagctgcaggaggagaacCACAAGCTGCAGCTCCTCATCGGGCAGCTCACACAGGAACTGGACACTCTGAAGCAAATCCTGTCACAGCGCCACCTTCAGCACAGGGATGGTACCGCCACCGAGGAGGACAACTGCTGA